One Bdellovibrionota bacterium DNA window includes the following coding sequences:
- the galT gene encoding galactose-1-phosphate uridylyltransferase: MSEFRKSTITGRWVIIAEERSNRPNAFRHYPIEDDPAESCPFCPGHEQMTPAPVLTYSAPGGTNSAWSLRVVPNRFPALRIEGELDQRPSGIYDKMHGLGAHEVVVETPEHQTDMAHYGLPQMVQVFQAYRDRMSDLFKDRRFTYVLAFKNFGSAAGATLSHSHSQLIALPVLPTQLEREIAGASKYHEFRGRCFFCDAVAQELIAGERIVVQNDHFVAFTPFASRFPFELQIIPKTHGAFYWTLTRNQMEGFAEILRDVLRRYKLALKNPPYSYMIHTAPPDYRTPEVFHWHAEIMPKLTEVGGFEWGSGFYINPKPPEEAARILRELELVMNVPERHLLPSPKGRTYGY, translated from the coding sequence ATGTCGGAATTTCGAAAAAGCACGATAACGGGACGGTGGGTGATCATCGCGGAGGAGCGCTCCAACCGCCCGAACGCGTTTCGGCATTATCCGATTGAAGACGATCCCGCGGAGAGTTGCCCGTTTTGCCCGGGCCACGAGCAGATGACACCGGCTCCGGTTCTGACCTACTCGGCTCCGGGAGGCACAAATTCCGCCTGGAGTTTGCGCGTGGTGCCGAACCGTTTTCCGGCGCTGCGAATCGAAGGGGAATTGGACCAACGCCCGTCGGGAATTTACGACAAAATGCACGGCCTGGGCGCCCATGAAGTGGTCGTGGAAACGCCGGAGCATCAGACGGACATGGCTCATTACGGCCTTCCACAAATGGTGCAGGTGTTTCAAGCGTATCGGGACCGGATGTCCGACCTCTTCAAAGACCGGCGATTTACGTACGTTTTGGCGTTTAAGAATTTCGGTTCCGCCGCGGGCGCGACGCTTTCACATTCGCATTCACAGTTAATCGCCCTGCCGGTCTTGCCGACCCAATTGGAAAGAGAGATCGCGGGCGCTTCGAAATATCATGAATTTCGAGGGCGATGTTTTTTCTGCGACGCCGTTGCGCAGGAGCTGATCGCGGGCGAACGGATCGTCGTCCAAAACGACCATTTCGTCGCGTTCACCCCCTTCGCTTCGCGATTTCCGTTCGAACTCCAAATTATTCCGAAGACACATGGCGCTTTTTATTGGACGCTCACACGAAATCAAATGGAAGGTTTCGCGGAAATCTTGAGAGATGTCCTGCGAAGGTACAAACTAGCGCTGAAGAATCCGCCGTACAGTTACATGATCCACACGGCGCCGCCCGATTACCGGACGCCGGAGGTTTTTCACTGGCATGCGGAGATCATGCCCAAGCTGACCGAAGTGGGCGGATTCGAGTGGGGGAGCGGATTTTACATCAACCCCAAGCCGCCGGAGGAGGCGGCCCGGATCTTGAGGGAGCTCGAGTTGGTCATGAACGTTCCGGAACGTCACCTTTTACCATCACCCAAAGGGAGGACATACGGCTACTGA
- the glgA gene encoding glycogen synthase GlgA codes for MTAAEAAPWAQTGGLGDVLRALPNALARQGLTVRRFLPGYRFISRELFESDGPILKIPSGSENLSAEFLTFEEESGVRTTLVVCDELFGRPGVYGPPGGAYEDNARRFAFFGRAVCEYAHRNHSPDVLHGHDWPAALVPMFARYAYSWKQPPKTVFTIHNMAYQGQFPAAELPWLSLGPELEKELFQIQGFEFYGGINFLKAGLLYADRLVTVSPTYAKDIRTPEYGFGLDGVIRERANALSGILNGADEETWDPSTDRYLPRPFDAASFREGKKAAKEKILAEMQLEADGRPLLSMVGRLADQKGIDVLLEAALPLLGLGTDLCILGDGDPALAEQLRQLRKRYPKRVGIHVGYNERLAHLLIAASDLVAVPSRHEPCGLTQMYAMRYGAIPVVHGTGGLLDTVEDHTHHHDRGTGFVFDPLNARALIEAVCRALTLVHSHPGEWKSMQVRAMKQDHSWTESARKYKKLYNGKSAAPVPRKSEMRVATISK; via the coding sequence ATAACGGCTGCGGAAGCGGCTCCATGGGCACAAACAGGCGGTCTAGGCGATGTACTTCGGGCGCTCCCCAATGCGTTGGCGCGGCAAGGGCTCACCGTCCGGAGATTTTTGCCGGGATACCGTTTCATTTCGCGCGAACTGTTCGAAAGCGACGGTCCAATCCTCAAAATTCCGTCCGGGAGCGAAAACCTTTCGGCCGAGTTTCTCACATTCGAGGAGGAGAGCGGCGTTCGGACGACGCTTGTCGTATGCGACGAGCTGTTCGGCCGGCCCGGCGTCTACGGCCCGCCCGGCGGCGCTTATGAAGACAACGCCCGGCGTTTCGCCTTTTTTGGCCGCGCGGTTTGCGAATACGCGCATCGAAATCATTCGCCCGATGTCCTGCACGGACACGATTGGCCGGCCGCCCTGGTCCCGATGTTCGCTCGATATGCCTATTCGTGGAAACAGCCGCCCAAGACGGTGTTCACCATTCACAACATGGCTTATCAAGGCCAGTTCCCCGCGGCGGAACTTCCGTGGCTTTCGTTGGGACCGGAGCTGGAGAAAGAACTTTTTCAGATCCAGGGCTTCGAGTTTTACGGAGGGATCAACTTTCTCAAGGCGGGACTTCTTTACGCCGACCGTCTGGTGACGGTGAGTCCGACGTACGCGAAAGACATCCGAACGCCGGAGTACGGATTCGGATTGGACGGTGTGATTCGGGAAAGGGCGAACGCACTATCCGGAATCCTCAACGGCGCCGACGAGGAAACGTGGGACCCGAGCACCGATCGGTATCTGCCGCGACCTTTCGACGCCGCGAGTTTCCGAGAAGGGAAAAAGGCGGCGAAAGAAAAAATCCTCGCGGAAATGCAACTCGAGGCCGATGGCCGCCCTCTTCTGTCGATGGTAGGTCGTCTAGCCGATCAAAAAGGGATTGATGTCCTGCTGGAAGCCGCGCTGCCGCTTCTGGGGCTCGGGACCGATCTATGCATTCTGGGCGACGGCGACCCCGCGTTGGCGGAACAGCTTCGGCAGCTGCGGAAACGATACCCGAAACGGGTCGGAATCCACGTGGGCTACAACGAACGGCTAGCCCATCTCTTGATCGCCGCGAGCGATCTGGTTGCCGTACCGTCCAGGCATGAACCGTGCGGCCTGACGCAAATGTACGCCATGCGCTACGGCGCGATTCCCGTCGTGCACGGTACGGGCGGACTGCTCGATACCGTGGAGGATCACACCCATCACCACGATCGGGGGACCGGATTCGTGTTCGATCCGCTCAACGCCCGGGCGCTGATCGAAGCCGTATGCCGAGCGTTGACGCTGGTTCATTCGCACCCCGGAGAATGGAAATCGATGCAGGTCCGCGCAATGAAGCAGGATCACTCCTGGACGGAATCGGCCCGCAAGTACAAGAAACTCTACAATGGGAAAAGTGCAGCCCCCGTCCCGAGAAAGTCCGAGATGCGAGTGGCCACGATCTCAAAATAA
- a CDS encoding radical SAM protein produces the protein MIAALAAPNFDEVRIVEEAFERLDLDESADLVGITMMTCQAPRGYFLADHFRKRGIRTICGGSHASFMTEECGRHFDSVVINEVEMVWEEIVGDFEADRMKPVYHSNKLIDLKDLRMPRKDLFFNTGTTLNAQVLQTGRGCPLGCNFCTVTLMYGKTFRTRPIEHIVEEIKRYPSKIFFFVDDNIFLSKSHAYELCEALLPLNIKWGSQGSMELICRDEKLLKLASRAGCMSLFVGIESIDQETLNSAHKAFNKVKNYEENIRKMHRAGINVVGAFIFGFDQDTPESFDRVYEFAMKNHLAMVNTGIMTPFPGTDVYEKAKREGKIFDHDWEHYTGGQLVWRHPTMSKEEIEELYIEFRQRFYAWPSIFKRFWANRAHPLYYFAMNFTHWWRAYKSPRLAPSAVAPGLPDLSALELSGP, from the coding sequence GTGATCGCCGCCCTCGCAGCACCCAATTTCGACGAAGTCCGGATTGTCGAAGAAGCTTTTGAACGACTCGATCTAGACGAGAGCGCGGATCTGGTCGGAATCACGATGATGACGTGCCAGGCGCCCCGTGGATACTTCTTGGCGGATCACTTTCGCAAGAGAGGAATCCGAACCATCTGCGGCGGCAGCCACGCCTCGTTCATGACCGAAGAATGCGGAAGGCATTTCGATTCCGTCGTGATCAACGAAGTCGAGATGGTCTGGGAAGAGATCGTCGGCGATTTTGAAGCCGATCGCATGAAACCGGTTTATCACTCGAACAAGCTCATCGATCTCAAAGACCTTCGAATGCCTCGGAAGGATCTCTTTTTCAACACCGGGACGACGCTCAACGCGCAAGTCCTTCAAACCGGCCGGGGCTGTCCGTTGGGATGCAACTTCTGCACGGTCACACTGATGTATGGAAAGACATTCCGGACACGGCCCATCGAACATATCGTGGAGGAGATCAAGCGGTACCCGTCGAAAATCTTCTTTTTCGTGGATGACAATATTTTTCTGTCCAAGTCGCACGCTTACGAACTTTGCGAGGCGCTTCTTCCGTTAAACATCAAGTGGGGAAGCCAAGGATCCATGGAGCTCATCTGCCGGGACGAGAAACTCCTGAAACTCGCGTCGCGGGCGGGATGCATGAGCCTCTTCGTCGGGATTGAATCCATCGATCAGGAAACGCTCAACTCCGCGCATAAGGCATTCAACAAGGTGAAGAATTACGAGGAAAATATCCGGAAAATGCACCGTGCCGGGATCAACGTGGTCGGCGCCTTCATCTTCGGGTTCGATCAGGATACGCCCGAGAGTTTCGACCGGGTGTATGAGTTCGCCATGAAGAACCATCTGGCCATGGTCAACACGGGAATCATGACCCCGTTTCCAGGGACGGATGTGTATGAAAAAGCGAAGCGAGAGGGGAAAATCTTCGACCACGACTGGGAACATTATACGGGCGGTCAACTGGTCTGGCGGCATCCCACGATGAGCAAAGAAGAAATCGAAGAACTCTATATCGAATTCCGCCAGCGATTCTACGCTTGGCCGTCCATCTTCAAGAGATTTTGGGCCAATCGCGCGCACCCGCTCTATTATTTTGCGATGAATTTCACGCACTGGTGGCGGGCGTATAAAAGCCCTCGGCTCGCCCCTTCCGCCGTGGCGCCCGGACTGCCGGACCTTTCCGCACTCGAACTTTCGGGTCCGTGA